From the genome of Spirosomataceae bacterium TFI 002, one region includes:
- a CDS encoding Two-component sensor histidine kinase, contains HisKA and HATPase domains gives MMNQFKAARKVLMLSLLLSLFSFVLKAQQKTEFNYQIPNLDSLPLDTALVKIGDAINQMKGEADAKIKEDLWHTLKRAKASKRPLLIAKTYKELANWHYLSVTSENKDSIYYYDDQALQFFLQTDEKELISNAYKTVGFDLQFMQRFAEAEVQYFKGLEVAKSIEYQSGINSTHASLASLYTSTKDYKSALRYSEMVVASYEEEGNTHPLIRALVTLSNIYVQLEQPEKALNATNKALALVADLPEKYQASESYNVRAWRGKALRKLKRYDEALKDFEFSWKGMQEIYGAAKVNGWKGDIGSVYFLQNKYEKAIPFLKDYIEHFKGKKVYNPEELKDHYLWLAESYKTIGKPDLAYKYLSEGKDIAINALEQETVALRGELRVKYETEQKDETISTQSDLIQQQREIQWLTYAIVGLLTLILGGLFYTYRNNVNKNNQLRELNNSLEVTNVQLDKRNAENELLLKEIHHRVKNNLEIVSGLLELQSSQIDDPSVQAAMLSSQNRVHSMGIIHQKLYQSEHLTSIEMRDYFVNLGENIMNSFSSDGKVKIECDMPELVLDVDTAISVGLIANELLTNAFKYAFEGKEKGKIEITMKSNGPNDDNLELNITDDGIGKNEDSPAKGTGFGTMLIDLLTKQLNGTISYKNENGTKVSLVFNKTNHLA, from the coding sequence ATGATGAATCAATTTAAAGCGGCGAGAAAAGTACTAATGCTTTCTCTCTTATTATCACTCTTTTCATTCGTCTTAAAGGCACAGCAAAAAACTGAATTCAACTATCAAATACCCAATCTTGATTCCTTGCCCTTAGATACAGCCTTGGTAAAAATAGGCGATGCCATTAATCAGATGAAAGGTGAGGCGGATGCCAAAATAAAAGAAGACTTATGGCATACTTTAAAACGTGCAAAAGCCTCAAAAAGGCCACTACTGATAGCTAAAACCTATAAAGAACTCGCAAATTGGCATTACCTCAGTGTTACATCTGAAAACAAAGATTCAATCTATTATTACGATGATCAGGCATTACAATTCTTTTTACAAACAGATGAAAAAGAACTCATCAGCAATGCTTACAAAACTGTGGGTTTTGATCTTCAGTTCATGCAGCGTTTTGCTGAGGCTGAAGTGCAATATTTCAAGGGATTGGAAGTAGCAAAATCCATTGAATATCAAAGCGGAATAAACTCCACTCATGCTTCATTGGCAAGTCTTTATACAAGTACCAAAGATTATAAATCGGCACTACGATATAGTGAAATGGTGGTCGCCTCTTACGAAGAAGAGGGGAATACCCACCCTTTGATACGTGCTTTAGTTACTTTAAGCAATATTTATGTTCAACTGGAACAGCCAGAAAAAGCCTTAAATGCTACTAACAAAGCTTTAGCTCTGGTTGCTGACTTGCCGGAAAAGTACCAAGCCTCAGAATCATACAATGTGCGAGCTTGGCGAGGAAAAGCATTGCGAAAACTGAAACGCTATGATGAAGCATTGAAAGACTTTGAGTTTTCGTGGAAAGGAATGCAAGAAATTTATGGTGCAGCAAAAGTTAATGGTTGGAAAGGCGATATTGGAAGTGTCTACTTTTTGCAAAATAAATATGAAAAGGCAATTCCTTTCCTCAAAGACTACATTGAGCACTTCAAGGGTAAAAAAGTGTATAATCCAGAGGAACTGAAGGATCATTACCTCTGGTTGGCAGAATCTTATAAAACTATCGGTAAACCTGACTTGGCCTACAAATATCTCTCTGAAGGCAAGGACATAGCAATCAATGCCTTAGAGCAGGAGACCGTGGCACTTAGAGGGGAACTGCGAGTTAAATACGAAACAGAGCAAAAGGACGAAACCATATCAACACAATCTGACTTGATTCAGCAACAAAGAGAGATACAGTGGCTCACTTATGCGATCGTTGGCTTACTGACCTTGATTTTGGGCGGACTTTTCTATACTTATCGCAACAATGTAAACAAGAACAATCAACTTCGAGAACTAAATAATAGTCTAGAAGTCACCAATGTACAGCTAGACAAACGGAATGCGGAAAACGAATTGCTATTAAAAGAAATACACCATCGTGTTAAAAACAACCTTGAAATAGTATCAGGGCTTTTAGAGCTACAGTCGTCTCAAATAGACGACCCTTCTGTGCAAGCAGCCATGCTTTCAAGTCAAAATAGGGTGCATTCCATGGGAATAATTCACCAAAAACTATATCAAAGTGAGCACCTCACTTCCATAGAAATGCGTGATTACTTCGTGAATTTGGGAGAAAACATCATGAATTCTTTTAGCTCAGATGGTAAAGTAAAAATAGAATGTGATATGCCTGAGTTAGTGCTGGATGTGGATACTGCCATTTCGGTAGGGCTTATTGCTAATGAACTACTAACAAATGCCTTTAAGTATGCATTTGAAGGGAAAGAGAAAGGCAAAATTGAGATTACTATGAAATCTAATGGCCCTAATGACGACAACCTAGAATTGAATATCACAGATGATGGAATAGGGAAAAACGAAGACAGTCCTGCAAAAGGAACAGGCTTTGGCACCATGCTCATAGATCTACTCACCAAACAACTGAATGGCACCATTTCATATAAAAATGAAAACGGCACGAAGGTTTCATTAGTTTTCAACAAAACAAACCACCTGGCATGA
- a CDS encoding Response regulator receiver domain-containing protein produces MNMKILVVDDEVDVKDLFLQKFRKEIKREEMSFSFAHSGEDALTYLKEHESEAVLILSDINMPGMTGIELLKQIRSNYHKPPPIVMMITAYGDEDNKNQATEYGADDFLTKPLDFAMLKSRLASV; encoded by the coding sequence ATGAATATGAAAATACTAGTAGTAGACGACGAAGTAGATGTTAAAGACCTTTTTCTTCAAAAATTCAGGAAGGAAATAAAAAGAGAGGAAATGAGTTTTTCATTTGCTCATTCTGGAGAAGATGCTTTGACATACTTAAAAGAACACGAATCAGAGGCTGTACTCATCCTTTCTGATATTAACATGCCAGGGATGACAGGCATAGAGTTGCTGAAACAAATTAGGTCTAATTATCATAAACCACCTCCTATTGTCATGATGATAACTGCCTATGGAGATGAAGATAATAAGAATCAAGCGACGGAATATGGGGCAGATGATTTTCTTACTAAACCATTGGACTTTGCAATGCTAAAGTCAAGGTTAGCCTCTGTTTAA
- a CDS encoding LytTr DNA-binding domain-containing protein, with translation MKANIHLGARTSSPSHEIIKLEAQDNYTIVHFIDGSKLLTSTTIGTLEKRLQPFHFFRTSRSTVINLDYLYLFKVHYGSNGSLEKTTKNDIFLARRRKAAFEAEIGGCINCA, from the coding sequence ATGAAAGCAAATATTCACCTAGGGGCAAGAACAAGTTCACCCAGCCATGAAATCATTAAACTTGAAGCCCAAGACAATTATACAATAGTACATTTCATTGATGGGAGTAAGCTCTTGACATCTACCACAATTGGTACCTTAGAAAAGCGACTTCAACCTTTTCATTTTTTTAGAACAAGCCGATCCACAGTTATAAACCTGGATTACCTCTATTTATTTAAAGTCCATTACGGAAGCAATGGCAGTCTTGAAAAGACAACGAAAAATGATATTTTCCTTGCCCGACGTAGAAAAGCAGCCTTTGAAGCTGAAATAGGAGGCTGTATTAATTGTGCTTAA
- a CDS encoding Chaperone of endosialidase: MKKLYIFLISLISISAAAQISSNGTTDGSITITPKGLHGSSNTTAEGGNLALGSNALQKTIYDGTVSTYFGAYNTAIGDSSLYSNVSGYFNTGLGAFSLQINSTGKGNAGIGYGALNRNENGDFNTAIGNITLFSNTSGIRNTAVGNAALVNNTTASYNTAVGNYALFYNKTASSNTAIGNQTLFLNTEGVQNTAVGSFALLSNKTAQGNTAIGASALSKSISDGNTAIGWLALNTDSLGAFNTAVGSFTGENLTFGDLNSFLGYNAGTTKDSLSNSTAVGANAKVNASNKVRIGDANISVIEGQVAWSNPSDRRLKESIVYTSRLGLDFVNGLKTVSYNYIADKNKVRYDGFIAQDVEKLMEDLNIPFSGLKKSDNGMFSLAYSDFVMPLVNAIQEQQKEIEALKAEALENRDLRVRLEQLEAKMTNR; the protein is encoded by the coding sequence ATGAAAAAACTATACATATTTCTTATTTCATTAATCTCCATATCCGCTGCTGCCCAAATCTCAAGCAATGGCACAACCGACGGTTCCATCACCATTACGCCAAAGGGTTTACATGGAAGTTCTAACACGACGGCAGAAGGAGGCAACCTAGCACTTGGCTCAAATGCCTTGCAGAAAACAATTTATGATGGAACAGTTAGTACTTATTTTGGGGCTTACAATACTGCCATTGGTGATTCATCGCTTTACTCAAATGTATCAGGTTATTTCAATACAGGCTTAGGTGCTTTTTCGCTTCAAATTAATTCAACTGGAAAGGGGAATGCTGGAATTGGTTATGGGGCTCTAAATAGAAATGAAAATGGGGATTTTAATACAGCAATAGGTAATATCACTTTATTTAGTAATACTTCCGGCATACGAAATACAGCTGTTGGTAACGCTGCATTAGTTAATAATACAACAGCTAGTTACAATACTGCCGTAGGAAATTATGCTCTTTTTTATAACAAGACTGCTAGTTCAAATACAGCTATTGGAAACCAAACTCTTTTCTTGAATACAGAGGGTGTACAAAATACTGCGGTTGGTAGCTTTGCCTTATTAAGCAACAAAACTGCTCAAGGCAACACTGCAATTGGTGCATCCGCACTTTCAAAATCAATTTCTGACGGGAATACTGCAATTGGATGGTTGGCACTTAATACCGACTCCCTAGGAGCATTTAATACTGCAGTGGGCTCATTTACGGGGGAGAATCTTACATTCGGAGACCTTAATTCTTTTTTAGGATACAATGCTGGAACAACAAAAGATAGTTTGTCCAATTCAACGGCTGTAGGTGCCAACGCCAAAGTTAATGCCAGCAACAAAGTCCGAATCGGAGATGCCAATATTTCTGTAATAGAAGGTCAAGTCGCTTGGAGCAACCCATCAGATAGGCGTTTGAAAGAAAGTATAGTTTATACGAGTAGGCTAGGACTTGATTTTGTAAATGGTTTGAAAACTGTCTCTTACAACTACATTGCCGATAAAAATAAAGTCCGTTATGACGGTTTTATTGCTCAAGATGTAGAGAAATTAATGGAAGATTTGAACATCCCGTTTAGTGGTTTGAAAAAGTCTGATAATGGAATGTTTTCGCTGGCTTATTCCGATTTTGTGATGCCTCTCGTAAACGCCATTCAAGAACAGCAGAAGGAAATTGAAGCATTGAAAGCCGAAGCACTGGAAAACAGAGATTTGAGAGTTAGATTGGAACAATTAGAGGCTAAAATGACAAATCGTTAA
- a CDS encoding Ketosteroid isomerase homolog has product MKNTILGLTLIMVTALVISCTPKTEEAATSTFDLVTAKAEIEAANKEFMALVAAEDSVGLANSYTHDAKLMSGGAPSVIGKANIQSAIRGMFESGLTGIDLRLENVYGTEDLIAEEGELTLYAGDNVIGEEKYIVLWKKEDGKWKLFRDIFNSNMPFE; this is encoded by the coding sequence ATGAAAAACACAATCCTAGGACTCACTTTAATAATGGTTACAGCTCTAGTAATAAGTTGTACTCCAAAAACAGAAGAGGCTGCTACGTCAACCTTCGACTTGGTAACGGCAAAAGCTGAAATAGAAGCAGCAAATAAAGAATTTATGGCTTTAGTAGCCGCAGAAGATTCTGTTGGTTTGGCCAATTCATATACGCATGATGCGAAATTGATGAGTGGCGGAGCACCATCAGTTATAGGAAAGGCTAATATTCAGAGTGCTATAAGAGGAATGTTTGAATCTGGTCTAACTGGTATTGATTTAAGACTCGAAAATGTATACGGTACAGAAGACTTGATTGCAGAAGAAGGTGAACTAACCTTATATGCAGGCGATAATGTCATTGGAGAAGAAAAATACATTGTGCTTTGGAAAAAAGAAGATGGAAAATGGAAGTTATTTAGAGATATATTCAATTCGAATATGCCATTCGAATAA
- a CDS encoding Adenylate cyclase, class 3: MKTNILVVDDESDLEVLIRQKFRRQIREGKYEFLFAENGKKALEILESHPEISLVLSDINMPVMDGLTLLMRIGESKPLIQVVMVSAYGDMDNIRTAMNKGAFDFVCKPVNFEDLEVTMEKTILHITELQKRIEAIKENDILKMYVDDSVLKFMSKQEFENSLTANETINATVVFIDICGFTAITEKESPDFVVNIINKYFDLMVKEIIAHDGRIDKFMGDAVMAVFKGEFHLDRAIDASLGVQAAIKAIKEPAVGVESYLPKVSIGINSGEMIAGNIGSSTLKRLDFTVIGDVVNTAQRIQSAAIDDQILISETSYEMVKDSFSCKYAGEFELKNKAKAIKCYEVLS; the protein is encoded by the coding sequence ATGAAAACTAACATACTTGTAGTAGATGACGAAAGCGACTTGGAAGTTCTCATTCGCCAAAAATTTAGACGCCAGATAAGAGAAGGTAAATACGAATTCCTTTTCGCCGAAAATGGGAAAAAGGCTTTAGAGATTTTAGAAAGCCACCCCGAAATATCATTGGTTTTAAGTGACATCAACATGCCTGTAATGGATGGACTTACACTCTTAATGCGAATAGGGGAGAGTAAGCCTTTGATTCAAGTAGTGATGGTATCTGCTTATGGAGATATGGACAATATCCGTACAGCTATGAATAAGGGTGCTTTTGACTTTGTATGCAAACCTGTCAATTTTGAAGACTTGGAGGTAACCATGGAAAAAACCATCCTTCACATAACTGAGCTTCAGAAAAGAATAGAGGCGATCAAAGAAAATGACATACTTAAGATGTATGTTGATGATAGCGTTCTCAAGTTCATGAGCAAGCAGGAGTTTGAAAACTCTTTAACAGCAAATGAAACCATAAATGCAACTGTAGTATTTATTGATATATGTGGCTTTACGGCTATCACTGAGAAGGAAAGCCCAGATTTTGTGGTGAACATTATCAATAAATACTTTGACCTAATGGTGAAAGAAATAATTGCACACGATGGTCGTATTGATAAATTTATGGGTGATGCAGTAATGGCTGTATTCAAGGGAGAATTCCATCTTGATAGGGCAATTGACGCTTCATTAGGTGTACAGGCCGCAATCAAGGCTATTAAAGAACCTGCTGTAGGCGTTGAATCTTACTTGCCAAAAGTCTCCATCGGAATTAACTCAGGTGAAATGATAGCTGGTAATATAGGTTCAAGTACCTTAAAAAGGCTGGACTTTACCGTTATTGGTGATGTGGTGAATACTGCACAAAGAATTCAGTCGGCAGCGATAGACGACCAAATATTAATTTCGGAAACGTCCTATGAGATGGTGAAGGACTCTTTTAGTTGTAAATATGCAGGAGAGTTTGAATTAAAAAATAAGGCCAAAGCTATCAAATGTTACGAAGTGCTCTCCTAA
- a CDS encoding DNA-binding response regulator, LytR/AlgR family → MKNPITILVVEDEMIIAAKISLRLTNLGYEVTGIVPRGEEALLHIEQNAPDIVLLDINLKGSIDGIDIAAQIIKNNWQCVIIYLTANTDEATFNRAKATRPFAFLSKPIKPIDLQRTIELTEEQILKQREIEDSVNSSMPELQGGNDTHELLSDGEFLTDRIFVKVKQKMVKIFVSDILYIAADRSYCQIFTKQETHLLSVPLKNVEDKLSKSQFMRIHRSYLVNIKAIDEMTDTHVFISKKVIPLNTNAKEDLFKRLQRV, encoded by the coding sequence ATGAAAAACCCGATAACCATACTGGTGGTAGAAGATGAAATGATTATTGCTGCCAAAATATCGTTAAGACTTACAAATCTTGGTTATGAAGTAACTGGCATAGTGCCACGGGGTGAAGAAGCACTCCTGCACATTGAACAAAATGCACCAGACATTGTCCTTTTAGACATCAATCTAAAGGGAAGCATAGATGGAATTGATATTGCAGCACAGATTATAAAAAACAACTGGCAGTGCGTCATTATATATTTGACAGCCAATACTGACGAAGCTACTTTTAACAGAGCCAAAGCCACTCGCCCCTTTGCCTTTTTATCAAAACCCATTAAACCTATAGATCTTCAAAGAACCATAGAACTTACCGAGGAGCAAATTCTAAAACAACGAGAAATAGAAGACTCAGTCAATAGCTCAATGCCAGAATTGCAGGGTGGAAATGACACACATGAGCTATTAAGTGATGGAGAATTCTTAACAGATAGGATTTTTGTTAAGGTTAAACAGAAAATGGTTAAAATTTTCGTGAGCGATATTCTCTACATTGCCGCAGACCGCAGTTATTGTCAAATTTTCACAAAACAAGAGACACACCTGCTTTCTGTTCCGCTAAAAAACGTGGAAGACAAGCTTTCAAAATCACAGTTTATGAGAATACATCGGTCTTATCTCGTGAACATAAAAGCGATAGACGAAATGACGGATACCCATGTTTTTATAAGCAAAAAGGTAATTCCTCTTAATACGAATGCCAAAGAAGACTTATTTAAACGTTTGCAACGGGTTTAG
- a CDS encoding Glyoxalase-like domain-containing protein, translating into MELGAFSVSLNVKDLALSKSFYEKLGFIVFAGDMDKKYLIMKNGETLIGIFQGMFEGNMLTFNPGWDQAAQNTDSFMDVRDIQKSLKGHGINIQNPADENTKGPASFVVTDPDGNVILIDQHR; encoded by the coding sequence TTTTCGGTGAGCTTAAATGTAAAAGACTTAGCCTTATCTAAATCATTTTACGAAAAGCTTGGCTTCATCGTTTTCGCAGGAGATATGGATAAAAAGTACCTGATCATGAAAAATGGTGAGACACTTATTGGGATTTTCCAAGGGATGTTTGAAGGGAATATGCTCACATTTAATCCTGGCTGGGATCAAGCTGCACAAAATACTGACTCATTTATGGATGTGCGTGATATTCAAAAAAGCCTAAAAGGTCATGGTATAAATATTCAAAATCCTGCCGACGAAAACACAAAAGGTCCTGCTAGTTTTGTTGTTACAGACCCTGATGGAAATGTAATTTTAATAGATCAGCATAGGTAA
- a CDS encoding Uncharacterized membrane-anchored protein YitT, contains DUF161 and DUF2179 domains has protein sequence MSSNQSINWNEVFSVRSILFIILGSLCGTIAIKGFMIPNHFIDGGVTGVSILIHEIFHIDVSIPLVLINLPFIIIGYYKIGKNFAIHALIAVILLAILLQFVEVPAITNDKVLIAIFGGLFIGLGIGFVIKGGGVIDGLEVLAEYSNKKLPISTAEIIMITNTVLFLIAAYSLGIEKAMYSILTYFTALQVSGYVVDGFEEYTSLTIISSKHEEMKEMIVKTHNKAISVYKGERGYLPGSFEVKHDTDIIVTVVTRLEIHKLKKSIFNTDPNAFIFIQSIKEVGGGEVKRLRAH, from the coding sequence TTGTCTTCAAATCAAAGCATTAACTGGAACGAGGTATTTTCTGTAAGGTCAATTTTATTTATAATTCTTGGCTCGCTTTGTGGCACCATTGCTATCAAAGGATTCATGATCCCAAATCATTTTATAGATGGAGGAGTAACAGGTGTTTCCATCCTAATACATGAAATTTTCCATATTGATGTGAGTATTCCACTCGTTTTAATCAACCTTCCTTTTATTATTATCGGATACTACAAGATTGGAAAAAACTTTGCCATTCATGCACTTATCGCTGTCATTTTATTGGCCATTTTACTTCAGTTTGTTGAGGTTCCGGCTATTACAAATGACAAGGTTCTTATTGCCATTTTTGGAGGACTTTTCATTGGCTTAGGTATTGGTTTTGTAATAAAAGGCGGTGGAGTGATAGATGGTTTAGAGGTGCTTGCCGAATATTCCAATAAGAAATTGCCCATTAGTACTGCCGAAATAATAATGATAACAAATACAGTTTTGTTTCTTATTGCTGCTTATAGCTTAGGGATTGAAAAAGCAATGTATTCTATACTTACCTACTTTACCGCTTTGCAGGTTTCTGGATATGTGGTTGATGGTTTTGAAGAATACACTTCCCTAACTATTATTTCGAGCAAACATGAGGAAATGAAAGAGATGATCGTCAAAACTCACAATAAGGCAATATCGGTTTACAAAGGAGAGAGAGGTTATTTACCAGGAAGTTTTGAAGTGAAACACGACACTGATATCATTGTAACAGTAGTTACAAGACTAGAGATTCACAAGCTTAAAAAATCAATTTTCAATACTGATCCAAATGCATTTATTTTTATACAAAGTATAAAAGAAGTAGGCGGAGGAGAAGTTAAAAGATTAAGGGCACATTGA
- a CDS encoding para-nitrobenzyl esterase: MKTTLLLALFLTILYNSSFAQNNAFAVQTSIKNGIVEGNYDTKTGIQKYFGIPYAKPPVGDFRWKAPQPIANWQGVKMTKDFGPRAMQAPVFGDMRFRSDGLSEDCLYLNVWAPSGQLAKNLPVLVYFYGGGFVAGDGSEPRYDGEAMAKEGIVVVTVNYRLNIFGFFAHPELSNETTYKGSGNYGLMDQALALKWVNENIKVFGGDPKRVTIAGESAGSISVCAQMASPLARNLIAGAIGESGAAINPTLSPIPLKEAEQGGLDFAKSIGQTTLQALRKLSTKEIYEFYNESNRFGFPTVIDGYFYPKTIPQIFNAKEQSQVPLLLGWNSAEIPGQAFMQGQPYKSENYITKVKQSYPTDYEEVLKLYPHGSEREIELSATALASDRFISYSTWKWFDLHRKNSNQPVYRYLFSRVRPPLVDQSLTSALAGGTVKKDPNATPPPPPVGASHASEIEYCMGNLSNSPEFAWTSDDYKVSETMMKYFANFIKTGNPNGENLPEWSKAEPNDKMPPVMNIDLESKTIKAQDDARYEFLDKAYGN, encoded by the coding sequence ATGAAGACGACATTATTACTCGCATTGTTTTTAACCATACTCTATAACAGCTCTTTTGCTCAAAACAACGCTTTCGCCGTTCAAACAAGTATAAAAAACGGAATTGTAGAAGGCAATTATGACACTAAAACAGGTATTCAAAAATACTTTGGGATACCTTATGCTAAACCACCCGTAGGAGATTTTAGGTGGAAAGCACCTCAGCCGATTGCAAATTGGCAAGGAGTAAAAATGACCAAGGATTTTGGGCCAAGGGCAATGCAAGCACCTGTATTTGGTGACATGCGTTTTCGTTCCGATGGCTTAAGTGAAGACTGTCTTTACCTCAATGTGTGGGCACCAAGCGGTCAATTGGCTAAAAACTTACCAGTACTCGTCTATTTTTATGGAGGAGGTTTTGTCGCTGGAGATGGTTCAGAGCCTCGCTATGATGGAGAAGCAATGGCAAAGGAAGGAATCGTAGTTGTGACAGTAAATTATAGGCTGAATATATTTGGCTTTTTTGCCCATCCTGAATTAAGCAATGAAACGACCTACAAAGGCTCAGGAAACTATGGCCTCATGGATCAGGCATTAGCTTTGAAGTGGGTAAACGAAAACATTAAAGTTTTTGGAGGTGATCCCAAAAGAGTAACTATTGCTGGGGAATCAGCTGGATCTATCTCTGTATGTGCACAAATGGCTTCTCCGCTTGCACGTAATTTAATTGCTGGAGCCATAGGAGAAAGTGGAGCTGCAATAAATCCTACGCTGTCACCTATTCCATTAAAAGAGGCTGAGCAAGGAGGTCTTGATTTTGCTAAAAGTATTGGTCAGACAACTTTACAAGCTCTAAGAAAGTTGTCGACGAAGGAGATTTATGAGTTTTACAATGAGTCAAACCGATTTGGTTTCCCTACAGTTATTGATGGTTATTTTTACCCTAAAACGATACCGCAAATTTTCAATGCGAAGGAGCAATCTCAGGTTCCACTTTTACTGGGATGGAACTCTGCTGAGATTCCTGGTCAAGCTTTTATGCAAGGGCAACCATACAAATCGGAAAATTATATAACCAAGGTAAAGCAAAGTTACCCTACGGATTACGAGGAGGTTTTGAAACTGTATCCTCATGGCAGCGAGAGAGAAATTGAGCTTTCGGCTACTGCTTTAGCATCCGACCGATTTATATCTTATAGCACTTGGAAATGGTTTGACCTACATCGTAAAAACTCTAATCAGCCAGTTTACCGTTACTTATTTAGTAGGGTGCGACCTCCATTGGTAGATCAATCGCTCACTTCGGCACTTGCAGGAGGAACTGTTAAAAAAGACCCGAATGCTACTCCACCACCACCACCAGTAGGTGCATCGCATGCCAGCGAAATTGAATATTGTATGGGAAACCTTTCTAACAGCCCAGAGTTTGCATGGACTTCGGACGATTACAAAGTTTCAGAAACCATGATGAAATATTTTGCAAATTTTATCAAAACGGGGAATCCAAATGGGGAGAATCTTCCTGAATGGTCAAAAGCTGAACCAAACGACAAAATGCCACCAGTAATGAATATTGACTTGGAATCAAAAACAATAAAAGCACAAGATGACGCTAGGTATGAGTTTTTGGATAAGGCTTATGGGAATTGA